In one Silene latifolia isolate original U9 population chromosome 10, ASM4854445v1, whole genome shotgun sequence genomic region, the following are encoded:
- the LOC141607815 gene encoding uncharacterized protein LOC141607815 → MVKKDAKPRLLRWVLLLQEFDLEISDKAGSENVVAGHLSKLTIEDHGIHDKSGHINEWLKDDRLMEVSSKTPWFADLANYIVSGFIPDEMEPRERRKLRHDAKRYFWNDPHLFRKCGDGMFRIWVSREEGLEIFDRVHNSAYGGHLATSITIAKILQGGFYWASMCKDINYLVK, encoded by the coding sequence ATGGTGAAGAAAGATGCAAAGCCCCGACTCTTGAGGTGGGTCTTACTTCTCCAAGAATTCGATTTGGAGATTAGTGATAAGGCCGGATCGGAAAACGTTGTGGCCGGCCATTTATCAAAATTGACCATTGAGGATCATGGGATTCATGACAAGAGTGGACATATCAATGAGTGGCTAAAGGATGATAGGCTCATGGAAGTTAGCTCCAAAACTCCTTGGTTTGCGGACCTTGCAAATTACATTGTGAGTGGTTTCATACCGGATGAGATGGAACCAAGGGAAAGGAGGAAATTGAGACATGATGCCAAGCGGTACTTTTGGAATGACCCCCACTTGTTtcgcaagtgtggggatggaatgttCCGAATATGGGTTTCTAGAGAGGAGGGCTTGGAGATTTTTGACCGGGTTCACAATTCCGCTTATGGGGGACACTTGGCAACCTCAATAACCattgccaagatcctccaaggtGGATTTTATTGGGCCTCCATGTGCAAAGACATCAACTATTTGGTGAAATAG